One window of Neptuniibacter halophilus genomic DNA carries:
- the pcnB gene encoding polynucleotide adenylyltransferase PcnB, producing MLKTISKALSKVFGGNESTADTATTAHVTEINKQVIPEQEHNIPRRYLDDNALKVAYRLQDAGYEGYLVGGCIRDLLLKKKPKDFDVATDAHPEEAAELFRRSRLIGRRFKLVHVRFGRDLIEVATFRANHDSQAEDSEGEDGKQCDSGMILRDNVYGTIEDDALRRDFTVNALYYCPKDHAVYDFANGYSDLQQGILRMIGDPEARYKEDPVRMLRAARFAAKLDFHIEPNSEAPIRPLAPMLKRIAPARLFDEALKLLQSGHAINSYQQLQRLELFEPLFPQVQRLLESDNLDVPLEPLIENALRNTDRRLAQRKSVTPAFLFAAILWYPTQIRMQQLIKENKMPPLPALHEAANQILAEQVRSTAIPRRFSTPIREIWELQLRLPRRQGNRAHRLMEHPRFRAAYDLLLLRETSGEELGGLSQWWTDFQNANESNKEQMLQGTGKSEKPRRPRRRRSNRTRQEPSV from the coding sequence GCAAAGCGCTGAGCAAAGTCTTTGGCGGTAACGAAAGCACAGCAGACACGGCAACTACCGCCCACGTCACCGAGATTAACAAACAGGTCATTCCGGAACAGGAACACAATATTCCACGCCGTTACCTGGATGATAACGCCCTCAAGGTTGCTTACCGGCTGCAGGACGCTGGCTATGAAGGCTACCTGGTAGGCGGCTGCATCCGTGACCTGCTCCTGAAGAAAAAACCCAAAGATTTTGATGTGGCGACCGATGCCCATCCGGAAGAGGCCGCAGAGCTGTTTCGCCGCTCCCGTCTGATTGGCCGCCGCTTCAAGCTGGTTCACGTCCGTTTCGGGCGCGACCTGATCGAAGTCGCCACCTTCCGCGCCAACCACGACAGCCAGGCTGAAGACAGTGAAGGCGAAGATGGCAAGCAGTGTGACAGCGGCATGATCCTGCGCGATAACGTTTACGGCACCATTGAAGATGACGCCCTGCGCCGCGATTTCACTGTAAACGCCCTCTACTACTGCCCGAAAGATCATGCCGTCTACGATTTTGCTAACGGCTATTCCGATCTGCAACAGGGTATTCTGCGCATGATCGGCGACCCGGAAGCGCGCTATAAAGAGGACCCGGTACGCATGCTGCGGGCCGCGCGTTTTGCCGCCAAACTGGATTTTCATATCGAACCTAACTCCGAAGCACCGATCAGGCCACTGGCGCCGATGCTGAAACGGATCGCACCTGCGCGCCTGTTTGATGAAGCGCTGAAACTGCTTCAGTCCGGCCATGCGATCAACTCCTACCAGCAACTTCAGCGTCTGGAACTGTTCGAGCCCCTGTTCCCACAGGTTCAGCGCCTGCTTGAATCAGATAACCTGGACGTGCCACTGGAGCCACTGATCGAGAACGCCCTGCGCAATACAGACCGCCGACTGGCTCAGCGCAAGAGCGTAACACCGGCGTTTCTGTTTGCCGCTATCCTCTGGTACCCAACCCAGATCCGGATGCAGCAACTGATCAAAGAGAATAAAATGCCTCCCCTGCCGGCGCTGCATGAAGCCGCCAATCAGATACTCGCTGAGCAGGTGCGTTCTACCGCTATTCCACGCCGTTTCTCCACTCCAATCCGCGAGATATGGGAGCTGCAGCTACGCCTGCCAAGACGTCAGGGTAACCGCGCGCATCGCCTGATGGAGCACCCTCGTTTCCGTGCCGCCTACGATCTGCTGCTGTTACGTGAAACCAGCGGAGAAGAGCTGGGAGGTTTGAGCCAGTGGTGGACCGACTTCCAGAACGCCAACGAGAGCAACAAAGAACAGATGCTGCAGGGCACCGGCAAAAGCGAGAAGCCACGTCGCCCGCGCAGACGCCGTAGCAACCGGACCCGCCAAGAGCCCTCGGTATGA
- the folK gene encoding 2-amino-4-hydroxy-6-hydroxymethyldihydropteridine diphosphokinase: MSTPVRCFIGLGSNLENPIEQVSSAIEELAALPETQLLNASSLYRSAPVGPQDQPDFINAVAELETQLEAHALLDQLQALEQKHQRIRERHWGPRTLDLDLLLYGEQHIDTERLRVPHPFMRERSFVLHPLAEICPDLRLPDGEPLASLIMENPMGSLAKI, encoded by the coding sequence ATGAGCACCCCGGTTCGTTGTTTTATCGGTCTGGGCAGTAATCTGGAAAACCCGATCGAACAGGTCAGCTCCGCTATCGAGGAGCTGGCTGCATTGCCGGAAACCCAGTTACTTAACGCCTCATCGCTGTATCGCTCTGCTCCCGTAGGCCCTCAGGACCAGCCCGATTTCATCAATGCGGTAGCCGAGCTGGAAACTCAGCTTGAAGCACACGCACTGCTTGACCAGCTTCAGGCTCTGGAACAAAAACATCAGCGAATCCGCGAGCGTCACTGGGGTCCGCGGACTCTGGATCTCGACCTGCTACTCTATGGCGAGCAGCATATCGACACCGAACGACTCCGGGTTCCACACCCGTTTATGCGGGAACGAAGCTTCGTTCTCCACCCTCTGGCAGAGATCTGTCCCGATCTGCGCCTACCTGATGGCGAACCCCTCGCCAGCCTGATAATGGAAAACCCTATGGGCAGTCTGGCAAAGATATAG
- the panB gene encoding 3-methyl-2-oxobutanoate hydroxymethyltransferase: protein MSNITLHTLSSMKENGEKFAVLTAYDACFSHLVSSAGTEVILVGDSLGMVLQGNDSTLPVSVEEMAYHTQAVAKGNQGSLIMADLPFMSYATPEQAMDSAAVLMQAGANMVKLEGGAWLAESISLLAERGVPVCAHLGLTPQTVNKLGGYRVQGRDQETAQQMINDAILLQDAGASIILLECVPAILAKEITLALSVPVIGIGAGADTDAQVLVLHDMLGITPGRRPKFVKDFMADASSIEEAVKNYVLEVKDGTFPSAEHGFA from the coding sequence ATGAGCAATATTACTCTGCACACGTTGTCCAGCATGAAGGAAAACGGCGAAAAATTCGCAGTCTTAACAGCCTACGACGCCTGTTTCTCCCACCTGGTCAGTTCCGCTGGCACAGAAGTGATTCTGGTAGGTGACTCATTGGGCATGGTGCTTCAGGGCAACGACAGTACACTACCCGTGAGCGTCGAGGAGATGGCCTACCACACCCAGGCCGTTGCCAAAGGTAACCAGGGCAGCCTGATCATGGCTGACCTGCCCTTTATGAGCTACGCAACCCCTGAACAGGCGATGGACAGCGCTGCGGTACTGATGCAGGCCGGCGCGAACATGGTCAAGCTTGAAGGCGGTGCCTGGCTGGCTGAAAGCATCAGCCTGCTGGCGGAGCGTGGGGTTCCGGTTTGCGCCCATCTGGGCCTGACGCCTCAGACCGTCAACAAACTGGGTGGCTACCGGGTTCAGGGCCGCGATCAGGAAACGGCACAGCAGATGATCAACGACGCAATCCTGCTGCAGGATGCAGGAGCCAGCATTATTCTGCTGGAATGCGTCCCGGCGATCCTCGCTAAAGAGATCACGCTGGCACTGAGCGTTCCGGTCATTGGCATTGGTGCCGGTGCAGATACCGATGCTCAGGTACTGGTACTGCACGACATGCTGGGCATCACTCCGGGTCGCCGACCAAAATTCGTCAAAGACTTTATGGCCGACGCCAGCAGCATTGAAGAAGCCGTGAAAAATTACGTGCTTGAGGTTAAAGACGGAACATTTCCGTCAGCAGAACACGGATTCGCCTGA
- the panC gene encoding pantoate--beta-alanine ligase, which yields MMTIHTIAELRSALREARMAGKRIGFVPTMGNLHEGHMQLIDLANSKSDIVVSSIFVNPLQFGLNEDLDSYPRTLREDQEKLSARGCDILFAPTNDEVYPHGQDAQTQVEVPLISDLYCGASRPGHFRGVATVVTKLFGMVQPDLAVFGEKDFQQLMVIRRMTEDLSLPVEIIGAPIARNEQGLALSSRNGYLSAEELATAVHLNASLRHVAARLQEGERDFSALQEQAQQTLEEVGFKRDYYVICRRDDLQPASAEDKQLVILAAARLGPARLIDNIQIDL from the coding sequence ATGATGACTATCCACACCATTGCCGAACTGCGTTCTGCGCTGCGTGAAGCACGTATGGCAGGTAAGCGCATCGGCTTTGTCCCGACCATGGGCAACCTCCACGAAGGTCACATGCAACTGATCGATCTGGCCAATAGCAAGAGCGATATCGTTGTATCCTCCATCTTCGTCAACCCACTGCAGTTTGGTCTGAATGAAGATCTCGACAGCTATCCACGCACCCTGCGCGAAGATCAAGAAAAGCTCAGTGCCCGTGGCTGTGACATTCTGTTCGCACCAACCAACGATGAGGTCTACCCGCACGGTCAGGACGCACAGACTCAGGTAGAAGTTCCCCTGATCTCTGATCTCTATTGCGGTGCCAGCCGTCCGGGACATTTCCGCGGCGTGGCCACGGTAGTGACCAAACTGTTCGGCATGGTACAACCGGATCTGGCGGTATTTGGTGAGAAAGACTTCCAGCAGTTGATGGTGATTCGGCGCATGACTGAAGACCTGAGTCTGCCGGTAGAGATTATCGGCGCCCCGATTGCCCGTAATGAACAGGGCCTGGCCCTGAGTTCGCGTAATGGCTACCTCTCTGCAGAGGAGCTGGCAACGGCGGTTCATCTCAATGCCAGCCTGCGCCATGTGGCCGCGCGGCTTCAGGAGGGCGAACGGGATTTCAGCGCACTTCAGGAACAGGCACAGCAGACGCTCGAAGAGGTCGGCTTTAAGCGTGACTATTACGTCATCTGCCGCCGTGATGATCTGCAGCCGGCCAGCGCAGAGGATAAACAACTGGTCATTCTGGCCGCCGCCCGCCTTGGCCCTGCTCGCCTGATCGATAATATTCAGATCGATCTGTGA
- a CDS encoding acetyl-CoA C-acetyltransferase: protein MRDVVIVAAGRTAVGTFGGSLSKITASDLGATVIKGLLEKIDLDPSKVDEVILGQVLTAGCGQNPARQATLNGGLPIEVPAITINKVCGSGLKAVQMATQAIRCGDADIIIAGGQENMSMSPHVVPNSRNGARMGDWKMVDSMIKDGLWDAFNDYHMGITTENIVEKYGFTREEQDAFAAASQNKAEAAVTSGRFKDEIIPVSIPQRKGDPIVFDTDEQPRFGCTAEALGKLRPAFKKDGTVTAGNSSTINDGAAAVIVCSAEKAAELGLPVLAKIKAYGNAGIDPSIMGTGPICATQKALEKAGWSVDDLELVEANEAFAAQAMSVNKDLGWNTEIVNVNGGAIALGHPIGASGCRVFVSLIHEMIKRDAKKGLATLCIGGGMGTALAIERD from the coding sequence ATGCGTGACGTTGTTATTGTTGCTGCCGGTCGCACCGCGGTAGGCACATTTGGTGGTTCCCTTTCTAAAATTACAGCATCTGATCTGGGTGCTACGGTTATCAAAGGTCTGCTCGAAAAGATCGATCTGGACCCTTCCAAAGTAGATGAAGTTATTCTTGGTCAGGTACTGACCGCTGGCTGTGGCCAGAACCCGGCCCGTCAGGCTACCCTGAATGGCGGCCTGCCAATTGAAGTTCCTGCCATCACCATCAACAAAGTGTGTGGTTCCGGCCTGAAAGCCGTACAGATGGCAACTCAGGCGATCCGCTGCGGTGACGCAGATATCATCATCGCCGGTGGTCAGGAGAACATGAGCATGTCTCCGCACGTGGTACCTAACTCCCGTAACGGCGCACGCATGGGCGACTGGAAGATGGTCGACTCTATGATCAAAGATGGCCTGTGGGATGCGTTCAACGACTACCACATGGGTATCACCACGGAAAACATCGTCGAAAAATACGGTTTCACCCGTGAAGAGCAGGATGCATTTGCTGCCGCCTCTCAGAACAAAGCAGAAGCCGCCGTGACTTCCGGCCGTTTCAAAGATGAAATCATCCCGGTGTCTATCCCGCAGCGTAAAGGTGATCCGATTGTATTCGACACCGACGAACAGCCACGCTTCGGTTGCACTGCTGAAGCACTGGGTAAACTGCGTCCTGCATTCAAAAAAGATGGCACCGTAACCGCAGGTAACTCTTCCACCATCAACGATGGTGCGGCTGCAGTGATCGTCTGCTCCGCTGAGAAAGCTGCTGAACTGGGTCTGCCGGTTCTGGCTAAAATCAAAGCCTACGGCAATGCGGGTATTGATCCGTCCATCATGGGTACAGGCCCGATCTGCGCCACTCAGAAAGCACTGGAAAAAGCGGGCTGGAGTGTAGACGATCTGGAACTGGTTGAAGCGAACGAAGCGTTTGCTGCTCAGGCGATGTCCGTGAACAAAGATCTGGGCTGGAATACTGAGATTGTTAACGTCAACGGCGGTGCGATCGCACTGGGTCACCCGATCGGTGCATCCGGCTGCCGCGTATTTGTCAGCCTGATCCACGAAATGATCAAGCGCGACGCCAAGAAAGGCCTGGCTACCCTGTGTATCGGTGGTGGTATGGGTACCGCACTGGCAATCGAACGAGACTAA
- a CDS encoding 6-carboxytetrahydropterin synthase, whose translation MKLFVDNLTNVDFSYLHPQRGLLGESWLVQLELDGSLNEQGMICDFGIVKKEVKNWFDRWVDHALVVPTGMPRLSHRIADGYTEVEWLYADGERFFCRSPEQAICLVGMPEINEQTLADWCRDKLLELFPGEVKGLKIGFVPEKIDGAFYHYSHGLQKHDGNCQRIAHGHRSRIEIYLNDQREESLEAEWAERFRDIYIGSEDHLSAQSEQRHDYAYEAPQGRFDISLPASVCYLIDTDSTVELIAAHLAAQIKKAYPQDRVLVRAYEGVGKGAIAEA comes from the coding sequence GTGAAACTTTTCGTAGATAACCTGACCAATGTTGATTTTTCCTACCTGCACCCACAGCGTGGTTTGCTGGGCGAGTCCTGGCTGGTTCAGCTCGAGCTGGATGGCAGTTTGAATGAGCAGGGGATGATCTGCGATTTTGGGATTGTGAAGAAAGAGGTGAAAAACTGGTTCGACCGCTGGGTTGACCATGCGCTGGTGGTTCCAACCGGTATGCCACGACTCAGTCATCGCATTGCGGATGGTTACACCGAGGTGGAGTGGCTCTACGCCGATGGCGAGCGTTTCTTCTGTCGCTCACCGGAGCAGGCGATCTGTCTGGTGGGGATGCCGGAGATCAACGAGCAGACACTGGCTGACTGGTGTCGTGACAAGCTGCTGGAACTTTTTCCGGGCGAGGTGAAAGGTCTGAAGATCGGTTTTGTGCCGGAGAAAATCGACGGTGCTTTCTACCATTACAGCCATGGCCTGCAGAAGCATGATGGTAACTGTCAGCGAATCGCCCACGGCCACCGTTCACGGATCGAGATCTATCTTAACGATCAGCGTGAAGAGTCACTTGAGGCTGAATGGGCGGAGCGTTTCCGTGATATCTACATCGGCTCCGAAGACCACCTGAGCGCACAGAGTGAGCAGCGCCATGATTACGCCTATGAGGCCCCTCAGGGACGTTTTGATATCAGCCTGCCTGCGTCAGTCTGCTACCTGATTGATACGGACAGCACGGTTGAACTGATTGCGGCTCATCTGGCGGCTCAGATCAAAAAAGCTTATCCACAGGACCGCGTACTGGTGCGGGCGTATGAAGGGGTGGGTAAAGGCGCGATTGCGGAAGCCTGA
- a CDS encoding pseudouridine synthase — translation MRLDKYLAQSTGFSRKEVRRFMKAGDVVVNDQEVSDPSLHIDEEDEVYLSGFPVEAPGDKYLMLHKPLGCVCSNDDGTHPTVLSLIDLPRAEELAICGRLDVDTTGLVLITSDGKWAHKITSPKHKTGKRYLVTTADPIPADAVDKFARGLMLNNEKVRTKPAELTITGDYEAEVILTEGRYHQVKRMFAAIGNRVEALHRASIGNIELDETLEPGEFRFLTDEEINSI, via the coding sequence ATGCGCCTAGATAAATACCTAGCACAATCCACCGGCTTTTCCCGCAAAGAGGTCCGTCGTTTTATGAAAGCGGGAGATGTGGTGGTCAACGATCAGGAGGTCTCCGACCCGTCTCTGCATATTGACGAGGAGGATGAGGTCTACCTGAGTGGTTTTCCGGTAGAAGCACCCGGCGACAAGTACCTGATGCTGCACAAGCCTCTCGGTTGCGTCTGTTCCAATGACGATGGCACTCATCCTACGGTACTCAGCCTGATCGATCTGCCCCGCGCAGAGGAGCTGGCGATCTGCGGCCGGCTGGATGTCGACACCACCGGACTGGTTCTGATTACCAGTGATGGCAAATGGGCGCACAAGATCACTTCGCCAAAACATAAAACCGGTAAGCGTTATCTGGTGACGACCGCTGACCCTATCCCTGCAGATGCGGTGGATAAGTTTGCCCGGGGACTGATGCTGAACAATGAAAAAGTACGCACCAAGCCTGCAGAATTAACCATTACCGGCGACTATGAAGCAGAGGTCATTCTGACCGAAGGCCGCTACCATCAGGTAAAACGTATGTTTGCTGCAATCGGCAACCGTGTAGAAGCCCTGCACCGGGCCAGCATTGGCAACATTGAACTGGATGAAACCCTGGAACCCGGCGAGTTCCGCTTCCTGACCGACGAAGAGATCAACAGCATCTGA
- a CDS encoding methyltransferase gives MSDTAFNQLAPLIRQASGKTLWLADENLLSARLSPNPAVTVITNRIDLYQQLQQQGWQAQFSDYDLSEIPDQSFDTVIYRVSKEKPVVHHLINEAFRCLKPEGQMFLSGDKSEGIKSYFSKARKLFGGGESSKAEKDTWLVSLAKYNTGSDDFLDSKAYPQLRVCCQDEQFEYWSKPGVFGWDKVDKGSAYLIEHLDNFLMTLPEPPRNALDLGCGYGYLSLNISSLGIPVTATDNNAAALLACERNFERYPLQGKVVPASCAEGISEKFDLILCNPPFHAGFSVDGDLTDRFLKAAHDRLSSRGVACFVTNLHIPLERKAAACFHQAECIAANGNFKLVRLTHKT, from the coding sequence ATGAGCGATACAGCATTCAATCAACTGGCTCCCCTGATCCGTCAGGCCAGTGGAAAAACCCTGTGGCTGGCCGATGAGAACCTGCTTAGCGCACGCCTCAGCCCTAACCCGGCGGTTACCGTCATCACCAACCGCATCGATCTGTATCAGCAGTTGCAGCAACAGGGCTGGCAGGCACAGTTCTCCGATTATGATCTCAGCGAGATTCCCGATCAGTCATTCGATACTGTGATCTACCGGGTCTCAAAGGAGAAACCGGTGGTCCACCATCTGATCAACGAGGCGTTTCGCTGCCTGAAGCCAGAAGGTCAGATGTTCCTTTCCGGCGATAAGAGCGAAGGGATCAAATCTTACTTCAGCAAGGCCCGTAAACTATTTGGCGGTGGCGAAAGCAGCAAAGCAGAGAAAGACACCTGGCTGGTCAGCCTGGCAAAATACAACACCGGTTCTGATGATTTTCTCGACAGCAAAGCTTATCCACAGCTTCGGGTCTGCTGTCAGGACGAACAGTTCGAATATTGGAGCAAACCGGGTGTCTTTGGCTGGGACAAAGTCGACAAAGGCAGCGCCTACCTGATCGAACATCTGGACAACTTCCTGATGACCCTGCCGGAACCGCCCAGGAACGCCCTTGATCTGGGTTGCGGCTATGGCTATCTCTCCCTGAACATCAGCTCACTGGGGATTCCGGTTACCGCCACCGATAACAATGCCGCCGCGCTGCTGGCCTGTGAGCGTAACTTTGAGCGTTATCCGCTACAGGGTAAAGTGGTTCCTGCCAGTTGTGCCGAAGGGATCAGCGAGAAGTTTGACCTGATACTCTGCAACCCGCCGTTTCATGCCGGGTTTTCGGTAGATGGCGATCTGACTGACCGCTTTCTGAAGGCCGCCCACGACCGCCTGAGCAGCCGCGGTGTCGCCTGTTTTGTAACCAATCTGCACATCCCGCTTGAACGTAAAGCCGCGGCCTGTTTTCATCAGGCCGAGTGCATTGCCGCCAATGGCAATTTCAAACTGGTGCGCCTCACTCACAAAACCTGA
- a CDS encoding DMT family transporter has protein sequence MIMNKQQWLALVPWAFVGIWSTGFIGAKYAVPYMDPFSVLLLRVLLTLLLLSVLLWWRKPKWCTPAQAGHQMVVGFLVHACYLGGVFAAIDWSMPAGVTSLIMGLQPLLTALIGWLWLSEALRRSQWLGLLLGLAGVVLVVSQNGQTGSTVAGYDAWAACMIALLAISIGTLYQKRFGTGVDLVVGIFFQYLATAVTMALLAWQFDSGVVQWNWTLAAALAWMVIALSLVAVLLLLVMIREGEASKVASYFYLVPVLTALEAWFLFGETLNGSAVLGMLVAVCGVYLTNRRRPA, from the coding sequence ATGATAATGAACAAGCAGCAGTGGTTAGCGCTGGTTCCCTGGGCATTTGTGGGTATCTGGAGCACCGGTTTTATTGGTGCTAAGTATGCGGTGCCCTATATGGACCCATTCAGTGTGCTCTTATTGCGCGTGTTGTTAACCCTGTTGCTGCTGTCGGTTCTGCTATGGTGGCGTAAGCCCAAGTGGTGTACGCCTGCGCAGGCGGGTCATCAGATGGTGGTTGGGTTTCTGGTTCATGCCTGTTACCTGGGTGGTGTATTCGCTGCCATTGACTGGTCGATGCCGGCGGGCGTTACCTCTCTGATTATGGGGCTGCAGCCACTTCTGACGGCGCTGATCGGCTGGCTCTGGCTGAGTGAAGCCCTGCGCCGGAGTCAGTGGCTGGGCTTACTGTTAGGGCTGGCAGGTGTGGTATTGGTTGTCAGTCAGAATGGCCAGACCGGAAGCACTGTTGCAGGCTATGATGCCTGGGCGGCCTGTATGATCGCACTGCTGGCCATCTCCATTGGTACGCTTTACCAGAAACGCTTTGGCACGGGAGTCGATCTGGTGGTGGGAATCTTTTTTCAGTATCTGGCCACCGCTGTGACTATGGCGTTGCTCGCCTGGCAATTTGACTCCGGGGTTGTGCAGTGGAACTGGACGCTGGCGGCTGCGCTGGCCTGGATGGTGATTGCGCTGTCGCTGGTGGCTGTTTTGCTGCTGTTAGTGATGATTCGCGAAGGTGAAGCCAGCAAGGTGGCCAGTTATTTTTATCTGGTACCGGTGCTGACGGCGCTGGAGGCGTGGTTCCTGTTTGGCGAGACGCTGAACGGCAGTGCTGTTCTGGGAATGCTGGTGGCGGTCTGCGGGGTCTACCTTACCAACCGCAGACGGCCAGCCTGA
- a CDS encoding DUF342 domain-containing protein: MGCLSLRETDDHLSVEAVLEQPEEGDVVDTSTIQELLAFSGYAAYKPEDDAIHELLDSLGQDEEHPPQFPITLTIARKLDAQLSLTLSPDKLFATARIQAAYGGQCINAKQIKQALTDAHICKGIRAQEIGALLKAAQHAKPGKVLEKVIACGKQPEHGRDGEWIADVQSLREQLNQPTQREDGTVDLLDFGEIMTVKEGELLMHLEPPTPGKLGFTVTGEVIPPIPGKAVPFTPAEGVKLNAEKDQILATRKGLPVRQPRGIRVDQVYTCSKVDVGTGHITFDGSVIIKGDVEDSMKISATGDVTIGGSVYYATIEAGGDIIVKNGVIGRQLQDQNHQFNSDDINCTLRAAGHIQIGFAQYARLEAGAGISVEKQLLHCMSRTAGLIELGKGQRDKNSKLIGGISYAGSGVICANYGTEAFIPTEIRLCFDQQGKAQEQELLEKLNSNSKLLKELKLLIPKLRELPKTPETTEKTQRLVSTIEHTSKLIATLKHKIRKLRVYLLQQRQASTMLARGHIYPNVKVYIAEQPFKFSEPCIGGGVSYQGGEVAYDSGLRQT; the protein is encoded by the coding sequence ATGGGATGTTTGAGCTTACGGGAAACCGATGACCATCTCTCCGTTGAGGCGGTACTGGAACAACCGGAAGAAGGGGATGTTGTCGATACCAGCACCATACAGGAGTTGCTGGCGTTCTCCGGTTATGCTGCCTATAAGCCGGAGGATGATGCCATCCACGAACTGCTCGATAGCCTGGGACAGGATGAAGAGCACCCGCCGCAATTCCCCATCACCCTGACCATCGCACGCAAACTTGATGCCCAGCTCTCGCTCACACTCAGCCCCGACAAACTGTTTGCTACCGCCAGAATACAGGCTGCCTATGGTGGCCAGTGCATCAATGCCAAACAGATTAAACAGGCCCTGACGGATGCTCATATCTGTAAAGGCATTCGGGCTCAGGAGATCGGCGCCCTGCTGAAAGCAGCACAACATGCCAAACCGGGAAAAGTTCTGGAAAAAGTTATCGCCTGCGGCAAACAGCCGGAACATGGTCGGGACGGCGAGTGGATTGCTGATGTCCAGTCCCTGCGCGAGCAGTTGAACCAACCCACTCAGCGCGAAGACGGCACCGTTGACCTGCTCGACTTCGGTGAGATTATGACGGTCAAAGAGGGTGAGCTGCTGATGCACCTTGAGCCGCCGACGCCCGGCAAACTGGGTTTCACCGTCACCGGTGAGGTTATCCCCCCCATCCCCGGAAAAGCCGTTCCCTTTACCCCGGCTGAAGGGGTCAAACTGAATGCGGAAAAAGATCAGATTCTGGCTACCCGCAAAGGCCTTCCGGTGCGCCAGCCCCGGGGGATCAGGGTAGATCAGGTTTACACCTGCAGCAAAGTCGATGTAGGTACTGGCCATATCACCTTCGATGGCAGCGTTATTATTAAGGGCGATGTAGAAGACTCGATGAAAATCAGCGCTACCGGAGATGTGACCATTGGTGGCTCTGTGTATTACGCCACAATCGAGGCCGGCGGCGATATCATTGTCAAAAATGGCGTGATCGGCCGCCAGTTACAGGATCAAAACCATCAGTTCAACAGTGATGACATCAACTGTACGCTGCGGGCAGCCGGCCACATACAGATTGGTTTTGCTCAGTACGCCCGCCTGGAAGCGGGTGCAGGCATCAGTGTTGAAAAGCAACTGCTGCATTGCATGAGCCGTACTGCGGGACTGATTGAACTGGGCAAAGGGCAGCGCGATAAAAACAGCAAACTGATCGGTGGTATCAGTTACGCAGGCAGTGGCGTTATCTGTGCAAACTACGGGACAGAAGCGTTTATTCCTACCGAGATACGGCTCTGTTTTGATCAGCAAGGCAAAGCTCAGGAACAGGAACTGCTGGAAAAGCTAAACAGTAACAGTAAGCTGCTGAAAGAGCTGAAGTTATTAATACCCAAGCTGCGAGAGCTACCTAAAACGCCTGAAACAACGGAGAAAACCCAACGTCTGGTCAGTACCATTGAACACACCAGCAAACTGATTGCCACGCTAAAACACAAGATCCGCAAACTTCGGGTATATCTGCTACAACAGCGTCAGGCCTCTACAATGCTCGCCCGCGGGCATATCTACCCTAATGTTAAAGTCTATATCGCCGAGCAGCCATTCAAGTTCAGTGAACCCTGCATCGGTGGCGGGGTGAGCTATCAGGGTGGCGAGGTGGCCTACGATTCTGGCCTGCGCCAGACATAA